The proteins below come from a single Thermopolyspora flexuosa genomic window:
- a CDS encoding bifunctional methylenetetrahydrofolate dehydrogenase/methenyltetrahydrofolate cyclohydrolase has protein sequence MTARILDGKATAAKIKADLTARVAALAERGLRPGLGTILVGDDPGSQAYVAGKHRDCAEVGIASIRVELPADASQADVEEAIDRLNADPACTGYLIQLPLPSHLDARPLLERIDPAKDADGLHPVNLGRLVHTVDAPLPCTPRGIVALLREYDVPLDGAEAVVVGRGLTAGRALGLLLTRRSENATVTMCHTGTRDLAAHTRRADIVVAAAGSPHLITPDMIRPGAAVLDVGVSRVDGRIVGDVAPEVREVAGFFAPNPGGVGPMTRAMLLTNVVEAAERAAAS, from the coding sequence ATGACCGCGCGCATTCTCGACGGCAAGGCCACCGCCGCGAAGATCAAGGCAGACCTCACCGCCCGGGTCGCGGCGCTCGCCGAGCGCGGCCTGCGGCCGGGCCTCGGCACCATCCTCGTGGGTGACGACCCCGGCAGCCAGGCGTACGTGGCCGGCAAGCACCGCGACTGCGCCGAGGTGGGCATCGCCTCGATCCGGGTGGAGCTGCCCGCCGACGCGAGCCAGGCCGACGTCGAGGAGGCGATCGACCGGCTCAACGCCGACCCGGCGTGCACCGGCTACCTCATCCAGCTCCCGCTCCCGTCCCACCTGGACGCGCGGCCGCTGCTGGAGCGCATCGACCCGGCCAAGGACGCCGACGGCCTCCACCCCGTCAACCTCGGCCGGCTCGTGCACACCGTCGACGCCCCCCTGCCGTGCACCCCGCGGGGCATCGTCGCCCTGCTGCGCGAGTACGACGTGCCGCTCGACGGCGCCGAGGCGGTCGTGGTCGGCCGCGGCCTCACCGCCGGGCGGGCGCTCGGCCTGCTGCTCACCCGGCGCAGCGAGAACGCGACGGTCACGATGTGCCACACCGGCACCCGCGACCTGGCGGCGCACACCCGCCGGGCCGACATCGTCGTCGCCGCGGCGGGCTCTCCGCACCTCATCACCCCCGACATGATCCGGCCCGGCGCCGCCGTGCTCGACGTGGGCGTCTCCCGCGTCGACGGACGCATCGTCGGCGACGTGGCGCCCGAGGTCCGCGAGGTCGCGGGCTTCTTCGCGCCGAACCCGGGCGGCGTGGGCCCGATGACCCGGGCGATGCTGCTCACCAACGTCGTCGAGGCGGCCGAGCGCGCGGCCGCCTCCTGA
- the purH gene encoding bifunctional phosphoribosylaminoimidazolecarboxamide formyltransferase/IMP cyclohydrolase: protein MTRIAIRRALITVYDKSGLEELARALDAANVEIVSTGGTAAAIASWGVPVTPVESLTNFPECLDGRVKTLHPRVHAGLLGDLTNPSHAKQLEELEIEPFQLVVGNLYPFAQTVASGASPAECVEQIDIGGPAILRAAAKNHVNVAVVTSPARYPDVIRALAEGGFTLEERRRLAAEAYAHTASYDIAVASWFAETYAPDDDVAWPRFRAAAWRRKAVLRYGENPHQGAALYTEGSGGLANAEQLHGKEMSYNNYVDADAAWRAAWDFAEPCVAIIKHANPCGIAIGADIAEAHRKAHACDPVSAFGGVIAVNREVTVELARQIAPIFTEVVVAPAFAPEAVEVLREKKNIRLLVCPEPPANAVEFRRIDGGLLVQQADRIDAPGDDPANWELRAGPAADERTLADLAFAWRACRAVKSNAIVLASGGATVGVGMGQVNRVDSARLAVSRAGDRAAGSVAASDAFFPFDDGPKVLAEAGVKAIVQPGGSVRDEDVIAACEAAGISLYFTGTRHFFH from the coding sequence TTGACCCGGATCGCGATCAGGCGCGCGTTGATCACGGTTTACGACAAGTCCGGTCTCGAGGAGCTTGCCCGCGCCCTCGACGCGGCGAACGTGGAGATCGTATCCACCGGTGGCACGGCCGCGGCGATCGCCTCCTGGGGCGTGCCGGTCACCCCGGTCGAGTCGCTCACCAACTTCCCCGAGTGCCTCGACGGCCGGGTCAAGACCCTCCACCCGCGGGTGCACGCCGGCCTGCTCGGTGACCTCACCAACCCGAGCCACGCCAAGCAGCTCGAGGAGCTGGAGATCGAGCCGTTCCAGCTCGTCGTGGGCAACCTCTACCCGTTCGCGCAGACCGTGGCGTCGGGCGCGTCGCCCGCCGAGTGCGTGGAGCAGATCGACATCGGCGGCCCGGCGATCCTGCGGGCCGCGGCGAAGAACCACGTGAACGTCGCGGTGGTGACCTCGCCGGCGCGGTACCCCGACGTGATCCGCGCGCTCGCCGAGGGCGGGTTCACGCTCGAGGAGCGGCGGCGGCTCGCGGCCGAGGCGTACGCCCACACCGCGTCGTACGACATCGCGGTGGCCTCGTGGTTCGCCGAGACGTACGCCCCGGACGACGACGTGGCCTGGCCGCGGTTCCGCGCCGCCGCCTGGCGGCGCAAGGCCGTGCTGCGGTACGGCGAGAACCCGCACCAGGGCGCGGCGCTCTACACCGAGGGCTCCGGCGGGCTGGCGAACGCCGAGCAGCTGCACGGCAAGGAGATGTCCTACAACAACTACGTGGACGCGGACGCCGCCTGGCGGGCCGCGTGGGACTTCGCCGAGCCGTGCGTGGCGATCATCAAGCACGCCAACCCGTGCGGCATCGCGATCGGCGCGGATATCGCCGAGGCGCACCGCAAGGCGCACGCCTGCGACCCGGTGTCCGCGTTCGGCGGCGTGATCGCGGTGAACCGGGAGGTCACCGTGGAGCTCGCCCGGCAGATCGCGCCGATCTTCACCGAGGTCGTGGTCGCGCCCGCCTTCGCCCCCGAGGCGGTGGAGGTGCTGCGCGAGAAGAAGAACATCCGGCTGCTGGTCTGCCCGGAGCCGCCGGCGAACGCCGTCGAGTTCCGCCGGATCGACGGCGGGCTGCTCGTGCAGCAGGCCGACCGCATCGACGCGCCGGGCGACGACCCGGCGAACTGGGAGCTGCGCGCCGGCCCGGCCGCCGACGAGCGGACCCTCGCCGACCTCGCCTTCGCCTGGCGGGCGTGCCGCGCGGTGAAGTCGAACGCGATCGTGCTCGCCTCCGGCGGCGCGACCGTGGGCGTGGGCATGGGACAGGTGAACCGGGTGGACTCGGCGCGGCTCGCGGTGTCCCGGGCCGGGGACCGGGCCGCGGGCTCGGTGGCCGCGTCCGACGCGTTCTTCCCGTTCGACGACGGGCCGAAGGTGCTCGCCGAGGCCGGGGTGAAGGCGATCGTGCAGCCGGGCGGGTCGGTCCGCGACGAGGACGTGATCGCGGCCTGCGAGGCGGCCGGAATCTCGCTCTACTTCACCGGCACGCGTCACTTCTTCCACTGA